A region from the Symphalangus syndactylus isolate Jambi chromosome 2, NHGRI_mSymSyn1-v2.1_pri, whole genome shotgun sequence genome encodes:
- the GRK5 gene encoding G protein-coupled receptor kinase 5 isoform X4 yields the protein MTKYLTPKSPVFIAQVGQDLVSQTEEKLLQKPCKELFSACAQSVHEYLRGEPFHEYLDSMYFDRFLQWKWLERQPVTKNTFRQYRVLGKGGFGEVCACQVRATGKMYACKRLEKKRIKKRKGESMALNEKQILEKVNSQFVVNLAYAYETKDALCLVLTIMNGGDLKFHIYNMGNPGFEEERALFYAAEILCGLEDLHRENTVYRDLKPENILLDDYGHIRISDLGLAVKIPEGDLIRGRVGTVGYMAPEVLNNQRYGLSPDYWGLGCLIYEMIEGQSPFRGRKEKVKREEVDRRVLETEEVYSHKFSEEAKSICKMLLTKDAKQRLGCQEEGAAEVKRHAFFRNMNFKRLEAGMLDPPFVPDPRAVYCKDVLDIEQFSTVKGVNLDHTDDDFYSKFSTGSVSIPWQNEMIETECFKELNVFGPNGTLSPDLNRDHPPEPPKKGLLQRIFKRQHQNNSKSSPSSKTSFNHHINSNHVSSNSTGSS from the exons tCCCCTGTTTTCATAGCCCAAGTTGGCCAAGACCTGGTCTCCCAGACGGAGGAGAAGCTCCTGCAGAAGCCGTGCAAAGAACTCTTTTCTGCGTGTGCACA GTCTGTCCACGAGTATCTGAGGGGAGAACCATTCCACGAATATCTGGATAGCATGTATTTTGACCGCTTTCTCCAGTGGAAGTGGTTGGAAAG GCAACCGGTGACCAAAAACACTTTCAGGCAGTATCGAGTGCTGGGAAAAGGGGGCTTCGGGGAG GTCTGTGCCTGCCAGGTTCGGGCCACGGGTAAAATGTATGCCTGCAAGCGTTTGGAGAAGAAGAGGATCAAAAAGAGGAAAGGGGAGTCCATGGCCCTCAATGAGAAGCAGATCCTCGAGAAGGTCAACAGTCAGTTTGTG GTCAACCTGGCCTATGCCTACGAGACCAAGGATGCACTGTGCTTGGTCCTGACCATCATGAACGGGGGTGACCTGAAGTTCCACATCTACAACATGGGCAACCCCGGCTTCGAGGAGGAGCGGGCCTTATTTTATGCGGCAGAGATCCTCTGCGGCTTAGAAGACCTCCACCGTGAGAACACCGTCTACCG aGATCTGAAACCTGAAAACATCCTGTTAGATGATTATG GCCACATTAGGATCTCAGACCTGGGCTTGGCTGTGAAGATCCCCGAGGGAGACCTGATCCGTGGCCGGGTGGGCACCGTTGGCTACATGG CTCCAGAGGTCCTGAACAACCAGAGGTATGGCCTGAGCCCTGACTACTGGGGCCTGGGCTGCCTCATCTATGAGATGATCGAGGGCCAGTCGCCGTTCCGCGGCCGCAAGGAGAAGGTGAAGCGGGAGGAGGTGGACCGCCGGGTCCTGGAGACGGAGGAGGTGTACTCCCACAAGTTCTCCGAGGAGGCCAAGTCCATCTGCAAGATG CTGCTCACCAAAGATGCAAAGCAGAGGCTGGGCTGCCAGGAGGAGGGGGCTGCAGAGGTCAAGAGACACGCCTTCTTCAGGAACATGAACTTCAAGCGCTTAGAAGCCGGGATGTTGGACCCTCCCTTCGTTCCAGAC CCCCGTGCCGTGTACTGTAAGGACGTGCTGGACATCGAGCAGTTCTCCACTGTGAAGGGCGTCAATCTGGACCACACAGACGATGACTTCTACTCCAAGTTCTCCACAGGCTCTGTGTCCATCCCATGGCAAAACGAG ATGATAGAAACAGAGTGCTTTAAGGAGCTGAACGTGTTTGGACCTAATGGTACCCTCTCGCCAGATCTGAACAGAGATCACCCTCCGGAACCGCCAAAGAAAGGGCTGCTCCAGAGAATCTTCAAGCGTCAG caTCAGAACAATTCCAAGAGTTCGCCCAGCTCCAAGACCAGTTTTAACCACCACATAAACTCCAACCACGTCAGCTCGAACTCCACCGGAAGCAGCTAG